The window CAGGCCAACCGGAAGTTCACGCGTCGCTTCGAGGCGCTGGAGCAGCTCGCCCGGGAGCGCGGCGTGCAGCTCGGCGCTGCATCGCTCCAGGAGCTGGACGTGCTCTGGGACGACGTGAAGCGGCAGGAGGCACCGGCGCGCGAAGAACAGTGAGCCGGCAAAGGGCACGTGTCGTGCAACCACACGGCGCGCAACCCGAAAGAGGAGATCACATGCGAACACTCCTGGCATCCGCCCTCGTGCTCGTCGTCGGCTGTGCATCCGGCCAGTGGGGCAGCTCCGTAGACGGAATCCGGCTGCAGGCGCGCGTCAACCCCGCGGATCCCGGTACCATGATCCTGACCCTGGAGAACGGCTCGAGCCAGTCGGTGGGTTACAACCTCTGCAGCAGCAGCATCGAACGCATGGACGGCACATCCTGGACGCGCGTCGAGGAGGACCGCGCATGCACCATGGAGCTGCGCATGCTCGAGCCCGGCGGCACGGACCAGTTCACCGTTTCGCTTCCCCCCGGCGCCGAGCCCGGTGAGTACCGCTACACGACCAGCGTGAACCGCGACGACACCGGCGACGCACTCACCGTGTCGAGCAACACGTTCCGCATCGGCGGCTGAAGCGACTGAAGCGCCCGCGCCCGCAGGTCGCGCGGCGCCAGGGAGCCAGCGGTTCGCTGATCAACGAAACGGGCCGGCCGCGACACCGTCGCGCCGGCCCTGCTCCCTTGGGCGCCCTGCCCCTGCCCCTGCCCGGGCCACCATTCGCCCCGACGGCCCCGACGGCCCCGACGGCCCCGACGGCCCGAGTCCCTCAGGGATAAATCCGATTCAGCATCCGCGGAAACGGGATCATCTCGCGGA of the Longimicrobiales bacterium genome contains:
- a CDS encoding immunoglobulin-like domain-containing protein; translation: MRTLLASALVLVVGCASGQWGSSVDGIRLQARVNPADPGTMILTLENGSSQSVGYNLCSSSIERMDGTSWTRVEEDRACTMELRMLEPGGTDQFTVSLPPGAEPGEYRYTTSVNRDDTGDALTVSSNTFRIGG